CTTTCAAGCCTATTTCTAGGTCCTTACTCACCCATGTAAATATATCTAGGACTAtatagagttttgttttttattacttAAATCAGTGGTTCTCTTCTAAGGCTGATCTTGCTCTCCTCTGGGACACTTGGCAGTGTCTGGAAATATTTTTGGTTGTTGCAAATAGCGAGATGCAACTGGCATCTGGGGGGGGGTTAGTGAGGCCAAGGATGCTGTAAACATTCCACAGGGCACAGAGTACTTCTGGCTCCAGATCTCAGTGCTGAGGTGGAGAAACCCCGATCTGAATGGCACGGCCTGCCCTACACTGTTTCCCTTTTGACAACAAGTCCTGGAAATCTTGCTGGATCGCTCTGTTTAGAACTACCTGATTGTTTACCTACTGCCCAGCATTTCACAGGGCTGAGctataatgtaatatataatatagctATAATATGATCTAGCTAACCATTCATTCTGGTTAGTAGATGTCCAGActgttttctctgtatttttaaatcactGCAGTATTATTTGCACACACCCTTGTATGAGTGCCCACGTGTGTTTGGGGTAGGTAGCAAGCAGTAAAGAGCTGGGTTGAAGGGTTGCAGGTGGCATTCGTAATGATCCGTGGCCCTCTACAAGGGCTCCCTGCCATTCCTTCCCCGACTCAAGATGCCACAGGGTGGGGATGGAGGCGGAGCGGAGACTCACCGAACcgttctccccttcctctctgcccAGGGGTCCACATCCAGTCATCCCAGACGGAGGAGTCGAGTGGTCTGTTTACCTTGCGCAGCGTTCTGCAGGCGCAGGTGTCCAAGGAGGACAAAGATGCCCAGTTTTACTGTGAGCTCAGCTACCGGCTGCCCAGTGGGAACCACATGAAAGAATCTAAGGAGGTCACCGTCCCTGTTTTCTGTGAGTACCGACTCTTCACAATGGGGCTGAGTCCTGCGAGCATCTGCCCACCCAGCGCAGAGGCCGCTCTTGGGCTGAGAACTGTCCCCTTTGCCTGTGCAGACCCGGCAGAGAGAGTGTGGTTGGAAGTGGAGCCTGAGGGGATGCTGAAGGAGGGGGACCGTGTGGAAATCAGGTGTTTGGCTGATGGCAACCCCCAGCCCCACTTCAGCATCATCAAGCAGGTGCGGGGCCCCCTGTTCTGGGTGGAGGCGGGCATGCAGGAGTGGCTGGAGGTCTGCTCTGATCACACCTTCGTCCTCCCCCAGAACCTCAACACCAGGGAGATGGAGGAAGAGAGGACGGATGACAACGGGGTCCTGGTCTTGGATCCTGCACAGAAGGAGCATAGTGGCCGCTATGAATGTCAGGGCCTGGACTTGGAGACCACAACATCGCTGCAGAGCGACCAACAGGAGCTGGTGGTGAACTGTGAGGGGCTGGGGGCCCAGGACAGGGGGACCAGGCTGGGGCAAGAGGGAATCCAACCCGCCCTGTCCTGCCTGACCCCACTGCTGCACCCCCAGATGTGTCTGATGTCCGGGTGAGCCCCGCAGCCCCTGAGAGCCAGGAGGGCAGCAGCCTCACCCTGAACTGTGAGGCCGAGAGCAACCAGGACCTTCAGTTCCAGTGGCTGAGAGAAAAGGTACCCAGGTGGGCCCAGGGCTCTGGGGGTTGGGTGGGCCTGGGAGTGACCTCTGACCCATCTCTCACCCCAGACAGGCAAGTTACTGGCAAAGGGGCAGGTGCTCCAGTTACACAGCCTGAAACGGGAGGAAGGGGGAGGCTACCGCTGCCTGGCCTCTGTGCCCAGCGTTCCCGGCCTGAACCGCTCCCAGCTGGTCAACGTGGCCATCTTTGGTGAGGCCCTTGAGTTGGTCAGTGTTTTCAAGCTCTTTGGGGGCCAGAAATCACCTGTTGCCCTAGGGCACTCTGGTGTGGGAGTGGGTGGCGGGCGGGCAGAGTGTGCTGTCTCAACCTGCCCTACCCTTACACAGGGCCCCCGTGGATGGCATCAAGGGAGAAGAAGATGTGGGTGAAGGAGAACTCAGAGCTGAATCTGTCTTGTGAAGCCTCGGGGCACCCTCGGCCCAGCATCGTGTGGAGCGTCCACGGCACGGTGAGCAGGCACACGGCAGCCTCCCAGGTGCTGGGCCGTCCCCTTGCAGGCTCTGCAGCCACTGCCCGACACCCTCCCACCCCTGAGCTGCGTCTCTTTCCTTGCAGGCAAGTGAGCAAGACCAGGAGCCACAGAATGTCCTGAGTGTCCTGAACGTCCTGGTGACCCCAGAGCTGTTGGAGACAGGCGCTGAGTGCGTGGCCTCCAACTCCCTGGGCAGAAACACCACCATCATTTTCCTGGAGCTGGGTAAGGGCCGGGTCCTGCAGAGGGGGCGGGGTCGGGCTCATTCCTATCCCACCCTTGACCCCAGTCCATTTCATGTCTTCCACCCCAGATTCCAACAGAACCACCAACCTCAGTACCTCCACCATCAGCCCCCCTGCCAGAGCCAACGGCACCTCAACAGGTGAGCTGGGCTGGACCGGGCATCCTCATTCtgccctgcccagcccaggggAGCCCTGGGCAGCTGCCTACCTTCCATCAGCCCTGGACTGGGCAGGGCAGTGATGGTAATGTGGCAGCCTGGGGCAGGGAGTGACTCTGAGTGTCTCTGTGGAACAGAGAAGAAGCTGACAGAGCCGGAAAGCAAGGGTGTGGTCATCGTGGCTGTGACCGTGTGCGTCCTGGTCCTGGCCTTGCTGGGCGCTGTCCTCTATTTCTTCTACAAGAAGGGCAAGCTGCCATGTGGACGGTCAGGCAAACAAGAGATGTAAGCACGGTACCTGGCGTCTTGCACACCCACCCCCCATCTCACGCTGCCAGCTTGTTGCCTCCTCAGGGACGTTCCCCCGCCAGCCCCTGGCCCACTCGCCCGGGACACCTGCTTTCCCACCACTACCCAGCTCCTTCCACACACTGCTTCCCTTCTTCCCTGCTGCCCTTCCCCAGCTGGCCCAGAACACCCAAGGGCCCGTCATCACCCAGTGCCCCATCCCTCCTGACAGCCCCCCTTCCCTTGCCCTCAAGTTGCCAACctcttgcctccctccctcctcccagcacGCTGCCCCCGTCTCGTAAGAGCGAATTTGTAGTTGAAGTTAAGTCAGATAAGCTCCCAGAAGAGATGGGACTCCTTCAGGGCAGCAGCGGTGACAAGAGGGCTCCAGGAGACCAGGTAGGAGGCAGTTCCCGTGGCCAGAGCCTGACAGTCTTCAGGGATTGGGAGCAGCAGGGGCTGACGGTTGCTGAACACTAACTCTGTCCTTCATCCTTCCCCATCTCCAACGGGGAGCAGCTCCCACCTTGTCTCCCTAACACTACTCACAGCTGGTAGGGCCAGGCAGGTGGCTGAGGGACCCCGGAGAAGGTAGCCCCCAGGACCAAGAGCAAGACCCAGTCTATCACCACTTCCTGAACGGCGCTGGTGGCTCACATCACTAGGTGTGACGTGCGGCCCAGTGTGATTTGGGGTCTCATCTCTCATTCCCTGCCctgccaccccccgcccccaccccaccctggcttcttccctccaggcgcTGCACCTAGTCCATCAGCTGTGGCTTCGGTCCCTCCTCCCTTTTAGTGCTCACACCTAAACCCTGGTCTGTGTCTCCGAATTCCTGCCTCACTTCTGCTCTTCACCCCTCTTTAGGGAGAGAAATACATCGATCTGAGGCACTAGCCGCTGAATCACACTGCGCTCCCTGTCCTGCCTGGAACCTCCCCTGTTCCCTGCTCAGCCTCCTCCCCAGCACTCAGGATGGTCGCCAAAGCCTCTAAAGTGGACTACTGAAGTGGAGAAgacaccccccgccccgcccccagctcaCCTGCAGACCCTGTTTCAGAGGGCACGTGGGCTGGGACCTGAGCTGTCCTGAGAAAGACCTCATGTGGCCCTGGAGGCCCCCTCTTTGGGGACCTGTCCACCACAGTCTCAATTTGTTCAGACCAAGGAGGGGCCTCAGTATCCCCGAAATGCATAGGAGAGTTTCTTACAGAACTTGTTTTCTCTTTACACATTATGGATGTAAGTACCTGTCTTCTACCAG
This portion of the Capra hircus breed San Clemente chromosome 15, ASM170441v1, whole genome shotgun sequence genome encodes:
- the MCAM gene encoding cell surface glycoprotein MUC18 isoform X2 — protein: MGRSGLICAFLLAVCCCSRRAAGVPGEAEQPEPELVEVEVGHTALLKCGLSHAQGNLSHVDWFSVHKEKRMLIFRVRQGQGQSEPGEYHNRLSLQDKGTTLVLTGITPHDDRIFTCQGKRRAQEHRIRLRVYKAPEEPSIQVNTLGISVNSKEPVEVATCVGRNGYPVPQVTWYKNGQSLKEEKNRVHIQSSQTEESSGLFTLRSVLQAQVSKEDKDAQFYCELSYRLPSGNHMKESKEVTVPVFYPAERVWLEVEPEGMLKEGDRVEIRCLADGNPQPHFSIIKQNLNTREMEEERTDDNGVLVLDPAQKEHSGRYECQGLDLETTTSLQSDQQELVVNYVSDVRVSPAAPESQEGSSLTLNCEAESNQDLQFQWLREKTGKLLAKGQVLQLHSLKREEGGGYRCLASVPSVPGLNRSQLVNVAIFGPPWMASREKKMWVKENSELNLSCEASGHPRPSIVWSVHGTASEQDQEPQNVLSVLNVLVTPELLETGAECVASNSLGRNTTIIFLELDSNRTTNLSTSTISPPARANGTSTEKKLTEPESKGVVIVAVTVCVLVLALLGAVLYFFYKKGKLPCGRSGKQEMERNTSI
- the MCAM gene encoding cell surface glycoprotein MUC18 isoform X1 yields the protein MGRSGLICAFLLAVCCCSRRAAGVPGEAEQPEPELVEVEVGHTALLKCGLSHAQGNLSHVDWFSVHKEKRMLIFRVRQGQGQSEPGEYHNRLSLQDKGTTLVLTGITPHDDRIFTCQGKRRAQEHRIRLRVYKAPEEPSIQVNTLGISVNSKEPVEVATCVGRNGYPVPQVTWYKNGQSLKEEKNRVHIQSSQTEESSGLFTLRSVLQAQVSKEDKDAQFYCELSYRLPSGNHMKESKEVTVPVFYPAERVWLEVEPEGMLKEGDRVEIRCLADGNPQPHFSIIKQNLNTREMEEERTDDNGVLVLDPAQKEHSGRYECQGLDLETTTSLQSDQQELVVNYVSDVRVSPAAPESQEGSSLTLNCEAESNQDLQFQWLREKTGKLLAKGQVLQLHSLKREEGGGYRCLASVPSVPGLNRSQLVNVAIFGPPWMASREKKMWVKENSELNLSCEASGHPRPSIVWSVHGTASEQDQEPQNVLSVLNVLVTPELLETGAECVASNSLGRNTTIIFLELDSNRTTNLSTSTISPPARANGTSTEKKLTEPESKGVVIVAVTVCVLVLALLGAVLYFFYKKGKLPCGRSGKQEITLPPSRKSEFVVEVKSDKLPEEMGLLQGSSGDKRAPGDQGEKYIDLRH